The proteins below are encoded in one region of Candidatus Krumholzibacteriia bacterium:
- a CDS encoding Nif3-like dinuclear metal center hexameric protein produces MPRTIARDELAAYLDQYLRVADIPDASPNGLQVQGADQVRLIAYAVDASVQSMKAATRTRADMLIVHHGLWWGKHEQIVGNMHRRVSTLIRNNVSLYAAHLPLDCHPEVGNNAELARLLGARVERPFATYRGVEVGLIAALTRAQKREQFVAAVGKHLETEPTVLAFGPESVKRVGIVSGAGASAAEEAARAGCDTLLTGETSHSAFHPAREAGINLVFAGHYATETVGLRALQGHLRKRFGVEGTFIAAPTGF; encoded by the coding sequence ATGCCCAGGACCATCGCGCGCGACGAACTGGCCGCCTACCTGGACCAGTACCTGCGTGTCGCGGATATCCCAGACGCCTCTCCCAACGGCCTGCAGGTGCAGGGGGCGGATCAGGTGCGGCTCATCGCGTACGCGGTGGATGCGTCTGTGCAGAGCATGAAGGCGGCCACGCGCACCAGGGCCGACATGCTCATCGTCCACCACGGCTTGTGGTGGGGAAAGCACGAACAGATCGTGGGCAACATGCACCGCCGCGTTTCCACCCTGATCAGGAACAACGTCTCCCTGTACGCGGCGCACCTGCCGCTCGACTGTCACCCCGAGGTGGGAAACAACGCCGAGCTCGCGCGCCTGTTGGGCGCCAGGGTGGAGCGTCCGTTCGCGACCTACCGGGGCGTGGAGGTGGGTCTGATTGCGGCACTGACACGCGCCCAGAAGCGGGAGCAATTCGTGGCCGCGGTGGGCAAGCACCTCGAAACCGAACCCACCGTGCTGGCCTTCGGGCCGGAGTCGGTCAAGCGTGTCGGGATCGTCTCCGGGGCCGGCGCGTCCGCGGCAGAAGAGGCGGCGCGTGCGGGTTGTGATACACTGCTCACCGGAGAGACATCACACTCGGCCTTCCACCCCGCCCGGGAGGCCGGTATCAACCTGGTGTTCGCGGGACACTACGCCACCGAGACGGTTGGGCTGCGCGCGCTGCAGGGACACCTGCGCAAGCGCTTCGGCGTCGAGGGAACGTTCATAGCCGCGCCCACCGGTTTCTAG
- a CDS encoding sigma 54-interacting transcriptional regulator, giving the protein MESSVRTFRRNLEPVGAERAAGVWRVAEYVDLVSERRFLVCSAAMDPTGRVDADVLGFRCEAATAIAPDTCLPALDIATGDGRAEILTPFVGPIDSVNWSDTDIESAFLSLIDTLERFDAHAFRAAHLDAGLLGVDESNRLVVFPAAYAFPPDAIANLPDGDGTTPPGPDAAHLRALARVADLLSRRASPALAERLRAVAAAIEAGAVARAGDVHAVLNGTAADTTHRTTPAGRPAVPFDVENALRAVADARPVEIAGAAGSGRSAVLERFAAHARRSGFDVQWLDEWEIPAASRKKGGAREAARGTVWMVDDADERPLLHAHILELVSELERRPGSGVVIATRSDDRPSAFMALLRSRSPHGVCTVALPRAAQSERPGPSLEILDPDARQVIELIAVAGCPLPIDVVLSVYPGTDLAVHRHLFALAGADLIAMESRRLAATGSAALLVSVPSASLRRLIRDHIPESRRRNLHRTIARIAEERGYLPPMFTYQHLLQAGEGREAATRAAAFVRESMRPQRAPFLDSIVNDVIVCGLDRDLAYGDRMALLVRVGDDLLAQGKQKEAEALLLRARGLRAGADDVRANAPLASEAMRLLADAWAARGQLREALELLEDTREDLAPYLNLAEQAQLLNDIGWFQYRLGDYSSCVDACKFAINTLNPNEHPLVVAQALNLMGVISFNTSRYDEAISYYEQSSFLREREKDLNALAGSYNNLALAYQSKGEYDKALSYLDRSIGIKSRQNNEAGIAGGYLNLAFLHLEVHNFDEAERRCRESLRISSELGLAQLIAENLNTLGDIVFARGRLDDAERYYRDSLENARRLSTVNEEMGAQKRLAKLYIRKGRADDARTAIDEAARLAARIGSRYEQAQAEEIYGDLHVSEGDPAAAVDHFEKAATLYATLSKLRPASACLAKAGIAHAGNQNTLDAKRCLDRAQDLMKSQLGHEIPEEIVTLQQALRENPLPAAVSGTASQKMMYAFNELSSLSDYADDKVAFFRRAIDVFQTLLGATQCTLALRNEDGFIGINESGEEEPIADPIMQAVLARALQLGMVVHCDSPEIKDILARGPKPDSGLRLVIVPMKSMGKELGCAVLNVPPAAVPAGKEDVDFITSIGRHVAGGLRLSLHLDERSSAEQRFERDLDRLGTPAADVDRFQKLIGRDESMKKVFRVIDKIKDMDTGILIFGESGTGKTEIARAIHNTSPRRRHVFQSIHCAEIPTSLLESELFGHERGAFTGAAQRKLGRCEVADGGTVFLDDVNVMPLDTQAKLLHYLETKSFMRLGGTQKITTDVRLIAASNEDLERLVKENRFREDLYYRLKVIQIDLPPLRERKDDILLIAQEFVKKRCQQQGKTVKRLASETIKLFQQYRWPGNVRELQNVLEQIVLLCDDDIVEPTSLPEDFLRRAAGGGKTRWQSLEQLARQMVESGGYSEANPLMPQVEALLASKMAEYTDNKSKAANLLGIAKPTLYTRLRGYDRLK; this is encoded by the coding sequence ATGGAATCCTCGGTCCGAACCTTTCGCCGCAACCTCGAGCCCGTGGGGGCCGAGCGGGCCGCGGGCGTCTGGCGGGTGGCCGAGTACGTCGATCTGGTCAGTGAGCGCCGCTTCCTGGTCTGCTCGGCGGCGATGGACCCCACGGGCCGGGTCGACGCCGACGTGCTGGGGTTTCGTTGCGAAGCCGCGACCGCCATCGCCCCCGACACGTGCCTCCCCGCGCTGGATATCGCCACCGGAGACGGCCGCGCCGAGATCCTCACCCCGTTCGTCGGACCCATTGACAGCGTCAACTGGTCCGACACCGATATCGAATCGGCGTTTCTCTCCCTGATCGACACACTGGAGCGATTCGACGCGCACGCGTTCCGCGCCGCCCATCTCGACGCCGGCCTGCTGGGCGTGGATGAGAGCAACCGCCTGGTGGTCTTCCCGGCGGCCTATGCGTTCCCGCCCGACGCCATTGCGAACCTCCCGGACGGCGACGGCACGACACCACCCGGACCGGACGCGGCGCACCTGCGCGCGCTGGCCCGCGTGGCAGACTTGCTTTCGCGCCGCGCCTCCCCCGCGCTGGCCGAACGGCTCCGCGCCGTGGCTGCGGCCATCGAAGCGGGCGCGGTGGCACGGGCCGGCGACGTGCACGCCGTGCTCAACGGCACCGCCGCGGACACTACGCACCGCACCACGCCCGCCGGGCGGCCGGCGGTCCCGTTCGACGTGGAGAACGCGCTGCGCGCGGTTGCCGACGCCAGGCCGGTGGAGATCGCCGGGGCCGCAGGCAGCGGCCGCTCCGCCGTGCTGGAACGCTTTGCGGCGCACGCGCGGCGCTCGGGCTTCGACGTGCAGTGGCTGGACGAATGGGAGATCCCTGCCGCATCGCGCAAGAAGGGCGGCGCGCGCGAAGCGGCGCGCGGCACGGTCTGGATGGTCGACGACGCGGACGAGCGGCCACTGCTGCACGCGCACATCCTCGAACTGGTGTCCGAACTGGAACGCCGCCCCGGCTCCGGTGTGGTCATCGCCACCCGGTCCGACGACCGGCCCAGCGCGTTCATGGCACTCCTGCGCTCGCGCAGCCCGCACGGCGTGTGCACGGTGGCGCTGCCGCGCGCGGCACAGTCCGAACGTCCGGGCCCATCGCTCGAGATCCTCGACCCCGACGCGCGCCAGGTGATCGAGTTGATCGCCGTGGCCGGGTGTCCGTTGCCGATCGACGTGGTGCTGTCGGTTTATCCCGGCACCGACCTCGCGGTGCACCGCCACCTCTTCGCCCTGGCGGGCGCCGACCTGATTGCGATGGAATCGCGCCGCCTGGCCGCCACCGGCTCCGCGGCCCTGCTGGTGTCGGTCCCCAGCGCGTCGTTGAGGCGGCTGATACGGGATCATATTCCCGAGTCGAGGCGGCGCAACCTGCACCGGACCATCGCCCGCATTGCGGAGGAACGTGGCTACCTGCCACCCATGTTTACCTACCAGCACCTCCTCCAGGCCGGCGAGGGCCGCGAGGCGGCCACACGCGCGGCCGCGTTCGTGCGCGAGTCCATGAGGCCGCAACGGGCACCCTTCCTGGACAGTATCGTCAACGATGTCATCGTATGCGGACTCGATCGCGACCTCGCCTACGGCGATCGCATGGCGCTGCTGGTGCGCGTCGGCGACGACCTGCTCGCACAGGGCAAGCAGAAGGAAGCCGAGGCGTTGCTGCTGCGCGCACGCGGTTTGCGTGCCGGCGCAGACGACGTGCGCGCCAACGCCCCGCTGGCCAGCGAAGCCATGCGGCTGCTGGCGGACGCGTGGGCGGCGCGGGGACAGCTGCGCGAAGCACTCGAGTTGCTCGAGGACACCCGCGAGGATCTGGCGCCCTACCTGAACCTGGCCGAACAGGCGCAACTGCTCAACGACATCGGGTGGTTCCAGTACCGGCTGGGTGACTACTCGAGTTGCGTGGACGCGTGCAAGTTCGCCATCAACACGCTCAATCCCAACGAGCACCCGCTGGTGGTGGCGCAGGCGCTCAACCTGATGGGCGTCATCTCCTTCAACACCAGCCGCTACGACGAAGCCATCTCCTACTACGAACAGAGTTCGTTCCTGCGCGAGCGCGAGAAGGATCTCAACGCGCTGGCCGGTTCCTACAACAACCTGGCGCTGGCCTACCAGTCCAAGGGCGAGTACGACAAGGCGCTCAGCTACCTGGACCGGAGCATCGGCATCAAGAGCCGGCAGAACAACGAGGCGGGCATCGCCGGCGGCTACTTGAATCTGGCCTTCCTGCACCTGGAGGTGCACAACTTCGACGAGGCGGAGCGCCGCTGCCGCGAGAGTCTGCGCATCAGTTCCGAACTCGGCCTGGCGCAACTGATCGCGGAAAATCTGAACACGCTCGGCGACATCGTGTTTGCGCGCGGGCGCCTGGACGACGCCGAACGCTACTACCGCGACTCGCTGGAGAACGCGCGCCGGCTGTCCACCGTGAACGAGGAGATGGGGGCGCAGAAGCGCCTGGCCAAGCTCTACATCCGCAAGGGCCGCGCGGACGACGCGCGCACCGCCATCGACGAGGCCGCGCGGCTGGCCGCGCGCATCGGTTCGCGCTACGAGCAGGCGCAGGCCGAGGAGATCTACGGGGATCTGCACGTCTCCGAAGGCGACCCCGCCGCCGCGGTGGACCATTTCGAGAAGGCGGCCACCCTCTACGCCACGCTGTCCAAGTTGCGCCCGGCGTCGGCGTGCCTGGCCAAGGCGGGCATCGCGCACGCCGGCAACCAGAACACCCTTGACGCCAAGCGCTGCCTCGACCGCGCCCAGGACCTCATGAAGTCACAACTGGGCCACGAGATCCCCGAGGAGATCGTGACCCTGCAGCAGGCGCTGCGCGAAAACCCGCTGCCGGCGGCGGTCTCGGGCACCGCGTCGCAGAAGATGATGTACGCGTTCAACGAGCTGTCGTCCCTTTCCGACTACGCCGACGACAAGGTCGCGTTCTTCCGCCGCGCCATCGACGTGTTCCAGACCCTGCTGGGCGCAACCCAGTGCACGCTGGCGCTGCGCAACGAGGACGGTTTCATTGGGATCAACGAATCCGGCGAAGAAGAGCCCATTGCTGATCCCATCATGCAGGCCGTGCTGGCGCGCGCGCTGCAGCTCGGCATGGTGGTTCACTGCGATTCGCCCGAGATCAAGGACATCCTCGCGCGCGGGCCGAAACCGGATTCGGGCCTGCGGCTGGTGATCGTGCCGATGAAATCCATGGGCAAGGAGCTGGGCTGCGCGGTGCTCAACGTCCCGCCCGCCGCGGTGCCGGCCGGCAAGGAAGACGTGGACTTCATCACCTCCATCGGACGCCACGTGGCGGGGGGGCTGCGCCTGAGCCTGCACCTGGACGAACGCTCCAGCGCCGAGCAACGTTTCGAGCGCGACCTGGACCGCCTGGGCACGCCGGCGGCCGACGTGGACCGCTTCCAGAAGCTCATCGGCCGCGACGAATCCATGAAGAAGGTCTTTCGCGTAATCGACAAGATCAAGGACATGGATACCGGCATCTTGATATTCGGCGAGAGCGGAACCGGCAAGACCGAGATCGCTCGCGCCATCCACAACACCAGCCCGCGGCGGCGTCATGTGTTTCAGTCCATCCACTGCGCGGAGATCCCCACCAGTCTGCTGGAGAGCGAGCTCTTCGGCCACGAACGGGGCGCGTTCACGGGTGCGGCGCAACGCAAGCTGGGCCGCTGCGAGGTGGCCGACGGCGGCACCGTGTTTCTGGACGACGTCAACGTGATGCCGCTGGACACCCAGGCCAAGCTGCTGCACTACCTGGAGACCAAGAGCTTCATGCGCCTGGGTGGAACGCAGAAGATCACCACCGACGTGCGCCTCATCGCGGCGAGCAACGAGGACCTGGAACGCCTGGTCAAGGAGAACCGGTTTCGCGAGGACCTCTATTACCGGCTCAAGGTCATCCAGATCGATCTGCCGCCGCTGCGGGAGCGCAAGGACGACATCCTGCTGATCGCGCAGGAGTTCGTGAAGAAGCGCTGCCAGCAGCAGGGCAAGACGGTGAAACGGCTGGCCTCGGAGACCATCAAGCTGTTCCAGCAGTACCGCTGGCCGGGAAACGTGCGCGAGTTGCAGAACGTTCTCGAACAAATCGTGCTGCTGTGCGACGATGACATTGTTGAACCCACTTCGCTGCCGGAGGACTTCCTGCGCCGCGCGGCGGGTGGCGGCAAGACGCGCTGGCAGTCACTGGAACAGCTGGCGCGCCAGATGGTGGAGAGCGGCGGGTACTCGGAGGCCAATCCGCTCATGCCGCAGGTGGAAGCACTGCTTGCGAGCAAGATGGCCGAGTACACCGACAACAAGAGCAAGGCGGCCAACCTGCTCGGCATCGCCAAGCCCACGCTTTACACGCGCCTGCGCGGGTACGACCGCCTCAAGTAA
- a CDS encoding PTS sugar transporter subunit IIA: protein MTAQELASYFREPLCIFDLKATAKRDALAELVEAVCADREIRDRDLILEMLLNRESLGSTAIGKGVAFPHGRTLAVRDLSIAFGRSVAGVDFDSIDKKPTHVFFLIIAPPQDRDNLYLQVLGRVVDLIKDDASRERIMAVTSVEELKTIVEGQGS, encoded by the coding sequence ATGACGGCTCAAGAGCTCGCTTCATACTTCCGCGAACCTCTCTGCATCTTCGACCTGAAGGCAACCGCCAAGCGCGACGCGCTGGCTGAACTGGTCGAAGCGGTGTGCGCCGACCGTGAAATCCGCGACCGCGATCTGATTCTCGAGATGCTGCTCAACCGCGAGAGCCTGGGCAGCACGGCCATCGGCAAAGGCGTCGCGTTTCCCCACGGCCGCACGCTGGCGGTGCGGGATCTCTCCATCGCCTTCGGGCGCTCGGTGGCCGGCGTGGATTTCGACTCCATCGACAAGAAGCCGACCCACGTATTCTTCCTGATCATCGCCCCCCCGCAGGATCGTGACAATCTCTACCTCCAGGTCCTGGGCCGGGTGGTCGACCTCATCAAGGATGACGCGTCACGCGAGCGCATCATGGCCGTGACCAGCGTCGAGGAACTCAAGACCATCGTCGAAGGGCAGGGTTCGTGA
- the rsgA gene encoding ribosome small subunit-dependent GTPase A: MNAGTENGLVIRVTGGDVWVRIGPRVVPCTLRGRFRVKDRDLRVVAGDRVLVRREATGSAALEEVLPRSSWLSRHAERGRGSRMIVANVEYLFVVTSLGEPPPHPEFINRVLAAAEWGHAPAVVVLNKIDTGGPGEAAAFRVAYEKAGYEVVETCATRGGGVETLEARLGEGVYAFVGESGVGKSSLLNRLDPGLDLDVGEVGERTGRGRHTTAYSQLFPFRGGFLADTPGMQTFRFPGDDPGEVADCFPEIARVEDRCRFNPCSHTHEPGCAVKAALEAGEIDATRYASYEEIVRDLKERAANKQW, from the coding sequence ATGAACGCTGGAACCGAAAACGGCCTCGTCATCCGGGTGACCGGCGGGGATGTCTGGGTCCGGATCGGGCCCCGGGTGGTGCCCTGCACGCTGCGGGGGCGCTTTCGGGTGAAGGACCGGGATCTGCGCGTGGTGGCGGGCGATCGCGTGCTGGTCCGCCGCGAGGCCACCGGCAGTGCGGCCCTGGAGGAGGTCCTGCCGCGCTCGTCGTGGCTGTCCCGCCACGCCGAACGGGGCCGCGGCAGCCGGATGATCGTGGCCAACGTGGAGTACCTGTTCGTGGTGACGTCTCTGGGGGAGCCCCCGCCGCACCCGGAGTTCATCAATCGTGTCCTGGCGGCCGCGGAGTGGGGCCACGCCCCCGCGGTGGTGGTCCTCAACAAGATCGACACCGGCGGACCCGGCGAGGCGGCCGCATTCCGGGTGGCCTACGAGAAGGCCGGCTACGAGGTGGTCGAGACCTGCGCCACCCGCGGCGGGGGTGTGGAGACGCTGGAGGCGCGGCTCGGCGAGGGCGTCTACGCCTTCGTGGGCGAATCGGGCGTGGGCAAGAGTTCGCTCCTGAACCGCCTGGACCCCGGTCTCGACCTCGACGTGGGCGAAGTGGGCGAGCGCACCGGCCGCGGCCGCCACACCACGGCGTACTCGCAGCTGTTTCCCTTCCGCGGGGGATTCCTGGCCGACACGCCTGGCATGCAGACCTTCCGCTTCCCGGGCGACGACCCGGGCGAGGTGGCGGACTGTTTTCCGGAGATCGCGCGCGTTGAGGACCGCTGCCGCTTCAATCCGTGCAGCCACACCCACGAGCCGGGTTGCGCGGTGAAGGCGGCCCTGGAGGCCGGCGAAATCGACGCCACCCGCTACGCGAGTTACGAGGAGATCGTGCGCGACCTCAAGGAACGCGCGGCCAACAAGCAGTGGTGA
- a CDS encoding glycosyltransferase family 9 protein, with amino-acid sequence MKTLERRGKRALMAGVGKVLRARPTTAKEFRAMDFRRILVIRQHNQMGDMLLAVPALRAIRESYPGAYVAVVSSNLNRGVLANSPFADEVFTYEKKNPLGSPGLIRRLRARRFDLAIVLHTVSFSFTSIALAVLSGARVRIGSTSARIGDTLTGSWLNITLPLPTDDELATMNEAEHNLYPLRVVGITTNDIAPLIMPAPENERWAEEMAKSCWREGTTRLAVHPGAGKTENIWPPERWAAVVDTLARGRALSMAVIEGPADAASVKVFQAACGVQGTVIRGRPILDAAALMRRADLVLCNDTGVMHVAAAARARVLAVFGPTDPFRWAPRCPGLEIVRSPGGKLLSLEADEVAARAARVLDGKPASSADSG; translated from the coding sequence GTGAAGACACTCGAACGCAGGGGCAAACGCGCCCTCATGGCCGGGGTGGGGAAGGTGCTGCGCGCGCGCCCCACCACGGCGAAGGAATTCCGGGCGATGGACTTCCGGCGCATCCTCGTCATCCGCCAGCACAACCAGATGGGCGACATGCTGCTGGCGGTGCCAGCACTGCGCGCCATCCGCGAGAGCTATCCGGGAGCCTACGTCGCGGTGGTGTCGTCGAACCTGAACCGCGGCGTGCTGGCCAACAGCCCCTTCGCCGACGAGGTCTTCACCTACGAGAAGAAGAACCCGCTCGGCTCGCCGGGGCTGATCCGCCGCCTGCGCGCGCGGCGCTTCGATTTGGCCATCGTGCTGCACACGGTGTCGTTCTCGTTCACCAGCATCGCGCTGGCGGTGCTCTCGGGTGCGCGCGTGCGCATCGGTTCCACCTCGGCGCGCATCGGCGACACGCTCACCGGCAGCTGGCTCAACATCACCCTGCCGCTGCCCACGGACGACGAGCTCGCGACGATGAACGAGGCGGAGCACAATCTCTATCCTCTCAGGGTGGTGGGGATCACGACGAATGACATCGCCCCGCTGATCATGCCCGCGCCCGAGAACGAGCGCTGGGCGGAAGAGATGGCAAAGAGCTGCTGGCGCGAGGGGACAACGCGGCTCGCGGTGCACCCGGGTGCGGGCAAGACTGAGAACATCTGGCCACCCGAACGCTGGGCCGCGGTGGTGGACACACTGGCGCGCGGGCGCGCGCTGAGCATGGCGGTCATCGAAGGGCCGGCGGATGCCGCGTCGGTGAAGGTGTTTCAGGCCGCGTGCGGTGTGCAGGGAACCGTCATCCGTGGCCGGCCCATCCTGGACGCAGCCGCACTCATGCGCCGCGCGGACCTGGTGCTGTGCAACGACACCGGTGTCATGCACGTGGCCGCCGCCGCGCGCGCGCGCGTGCTGGCGGTGTTCGGTCCCACCGACCCCTTCCGCTGGGCGCCGCGCTGCCCCGGCCTCGAGATCGTGCGCTCCCCGGGGGGAAAACTGCTGTCGCTGGAAGCGGATGAGGTAGCCGCGCGCGCGGCCCGTGTGCTGGACGGGAAGCCGGCTAGTAGCGCGGACTCAGGGTGA
- a CDS encoding protein kinase, translating to MNDSKNYRIIQTVASGGTAVLYKAIQVSLDRVVAIKRLHQHLTTDENFTRRFVLEAKAAASLDQENIVRVIDFGVEDDCYQMVMEFVEGESVREVLERWRPINHEIALALVHQICRGLEHAHAKGIVHRDIKPGNVMLTRGGAVKIADFGLAKLIQGSSVNTAVDSILGTPLYMSPEQAFGESVDQRSDLFSLGTVLYELLTGKQPFASENYMGVIQNIINKEIPGIRDVNSAVPEAVEEIVARALARNREERFQSAREFREAIEQVLGLEGLNRALSAVPVLLERNTDTRMIPVSPTAMTPNSINMRKSPSSAMARKKTRRPPWTTIGLVAVAVCAAAGYFFFGPGTIPGLDSLKFSPGAVQQSTMGDEWTDVFAAPDTVRTGIVDAAARPAPDTTATRPPIDDASATTTVDETPAPTKHSNAAPAMPWVDPNVKAAQAEETPAPVEEQKPVETAPEPKPAKTQTEEPERFREGYLVVNAEPSAQVYVNGVYRGLANPRLRLTLNAGMHTIECRGESYAPYSESLRIIAGETSQRTVILQKLKGIISLATNEGAEFYVDGALIGITPIMRPIEVTAGKHTLMIRKDNHFTWSSDVTVEANATLPLRITLSPRY from the coding sequence GTGAACGACAGCAAGAACTACAGGATCATCCAAACGGTTGCGTCCGGCGGCACGGCCGTGCTGTACAAGGCCATCCAGGTCTCGCTGGACCGGGTGGTGGCCATCAAACGCCTGCACCAGCACCTGACCACCGACGAAAACTTCACGCGCCGCTTTGTTCTGGAGGCCAAGGCGGCCGCATCGCTCGACCAGGAGAACATCGTACGCGTCATCGACTTCGGCGTCGAAGACGACTGCTACCAGATGGTGATGGAGTTCGTGGAGGGCGAGAGCGTGCGCGAAGTGCTCGAGCGCTGGCGCCCCATCAACCACGAGATCGCCCTCGCCCTGGTCCACCAGATCTGCCGCGGCCTGGAGCACGCCCACGCCAAGGGCATCGTGCACCGCGACATCAAGCCCGGCAACGTCATGCTCACCAGGGGCGGCGCGGTGAAGATTGCGGATTTCGGGCTGGCGAAGCTCATCCAGGGCAGTTCGGTCAACACCGCCGTGGATTCCATTCTGGGAACGCCGCTGTACATGTCGCCGGAGCAGGCCTTCGGCGAGAGCGTCGACCAGCGCAGCGACCTCTTCTCGCTGGGAACGGTGCTGTACGAACTCCTCACCGGAAAACAGCCCTTCGCGAGCGAGAACTACATGGGGGTCATCCAGAACATCATCAACAAGGAGATCCCCGGCATCCGCGACGTCAACTCCGCGGTTCCGGAGGCGGTGGAGGAAATCGTGGCGCGCGCGCTGGCGCGCAACCGCGAGGAGCGCTTCCAGTCCGCGCGCGAATTCCGCGAGGCCATCGAACAGGTGCTGGGGCTCGAAGGGCTGAACCGCGCGCTGTCGGCCGTACCCGTGCTGCTGGAAAGAAACACGGATACGCGCATGATTCCCGTGTCACCGACCGCAATGACACCCAACAGCATCAACATGCGCAAATCGCCCAGCTCGGCCATGGCGCGAAAGAAAACGCGCCGTCCCCCGTGGACCACGATAGGGCTGGTGGCGGTGGCGGTCTGTGCGGCGGCGGGTTACTTCTTCTTCGGCCCGGGAACGATTCCGGGGCTCGACTCGCTCAAGTTTTCCCCAGGGGCCGTGCAGCAGTCAACGATGGGTGACGAGTGGACCGACGTATTCGCCGCGCCGGATACGGTGCGCACGGGCATCGTCGACGCGGCCGCACGGCCCGCGCCGGACACCACCGCGACGCGGCCGCCCATCGACGATGCATCCGCCACGACGACCGTCGACGAGACCCCGGCGCCGACCAAACACTCCAATGCCGCGCCGGCCATGCCCTGGGTGGACCCGAATGTGAAGGCCGCGCAGGCCGAAGAGACGCCCGCGCCGGTGGAAGAACAGAAGCCGGTGGAGACGGCGCCGGAACCGAAGCCGGCGAAGACGCAGACCGAGGAACCGGAGCGGTTCCGCGAGGGCTACCTGGTGGTGAATGCGGAACCGTCCGCGCAGGTGTACGTGAACGGCGTCTACCGCGGCCTGGCCAATCCCCGCCTGCGGCTCACCCTGAACGCGGGCATGCACACCATCGAATGCCGCGGCGAGAGCTACGCGCCCTACTCGGAGTCGTTGCGCATCATTGCGGGCGAAACCTCGCAGCGCACGGTAATTCTACAGAAGCTCAAGGGGATCATCAGCCTCGCCACCAACGAGGGCGCGGAGTTCTACGTGGACGGCGCGCTCATCGGCATCACGCCCATCATGCGCCCCATCGAAGTCACCGCCGGCAAGCACACCCTCATGATCCGCAAGGACAACCACTTCACGTGGTCGTCGGATGTGACCGTGGAAGCCAACGCCACCCTGCCGCTGCGCATCACCCTGAGTCCGCGCTACTAG
- a CDS encoding metallophosphoesterase family protein has protein sequence MRYVLLSDIHGNLEALQAVLEAARRFEPYQLMCLGDFVGYGADPEPCIELAGDKANLMLAGNHDLAVAGTISTDEFNTIARESIDWTREQLTAEDRELLSNLPLQYIDGDYCYTHASPIDPIKFMYIRTLEDVAEVFGSIGQRFCFVGHTHLPVLVAMNKLHGRMEVVRDMRIEIQDNCRYFVNVGSVGQPRDSNPDACLVVLDEEAGSLEFLRVPYDVSKSQGKILSNGLPSYLAERLVLAR, from the coding sequence ATGCGCTACGTCTTGCTGTCTGACATCCACGGAAACCTCGAAGCTCTGCAGGCCGTCCTGGAAGCCGCGCGGCGCTTCGAGCCGTACCAGCTCATGTGCCTCGGCGACTTCGTCGGCTACGGCGCCGATCCGGAGCCGTGCATCGAGCTGGCCGGCGACAAGGCCAACCTGATGCTGGCCGGTAACCACGACCTGGCGGTCGCGGGCACCATTTCCACCGACGAATTCAATACCATCGCGCGCGAGTCCATCGACTGGACGCGCGAACAGCTGACCGCAGAGGACCGGGAGCTGCTCTCCAACCTGCCGCTGCAGTACATCGACGGCGACTATTGCTACACGCACGCGTCGCCCATCGACCCCATCAAGTTCATGTACATCCGCACCCTGGAGGACGTGGCCGAGGTGTTCGGAAGCATCGGCCAGCGCTTCTGCTTCGTGGGACACACGCACCTGCCGGTGCTGGTGGCCATGAACAAGCTCCACGGCCGCATGGAAGTGGTGCGCGACATGCGCATCGAGATTCAGGACAACTGCCGCTACTTCGTCAACGTGGGATCCGTGGGGCAACCGCGCGACTCCAACCCGGACGCGTGCCTGGTGGTTCTCGACGAAGAGGCGGGCTCGCTGGAGTTCCTGCGGGTTCCCTACGACGTCTCCAAGTCGCAGGGGAAGATTCTGTCCAACGGGCTTCCGTCGTATCTGGCGGAGCGCCTGGTGCTGGCGAGGTAG